Part of the bacterium HR17 genome, GTGTTGTGTGTCTCATTCCCTATCAGGTCAACCGCACGGGCACGCCCCGTTCGGCGAGGTAACGCTTGATGTCAGCGATGCGATATTTGCCGTAGTGCGTGACGGATGCAATCAGCGCCGCCTCCGCTTTGCCGACGGTCAACGCTTCGTAAATGTGCTCTAAAGTCCCTGCTCCGCCTGATGCGATGACGGGCACGGAAACCGCTTCAGCGATGCGCTTGGTCAACCCGATGTCATAACCTGCTTGGGCACCGTCGGCGTCCATGCTCGTCAGCAAGATTTCGCCTGCTCCCAGCCCAACGGCTTTCACCGCCCACTCCATCGCGTCCAACCCTGTCGGCGTTCGCCCGCCGTGAATGTAAACTTCCCAGCGGCAGTTTTCCTCAAACCGTTCGTCGCCCTCAAACGGTCTCGGTATGCGCCCGACGCGCTTGGCGTCAATGGCGACGACAATGCATTGACTTCCGAAGCGTTCAGCGGCTTCGCGGATGAGTTCAGGGTTTTGCACGGCTGCTGTGTTGATGCTTACCTTGTCTGCGCCCGCTTTGAGCACGGCGCGAATGTCGTCCACCGTTTTCAGCCCGCCGCCAACCGTGTAAGGGATGAAAACGCGCTCGGCGACTCGCGCCGCCAACTCCGCGACGATACGCCGTCGCTCCGCTGACGCCGTGATGTCCAAAAAGACCAATTCGTCGGCGCCCTCTGCGTCGTAGTAAGCGCCCAATTCAACGGGGTCACCTGCATCCCGCAACTTCAAAAAGTGCGTCCCTTTCACGACCCGTCCGTCCTTGACATCTAAGCACGGGATAATTCGTTTCGCCAGCATCCAAGGACACCTTCACCTTCGCTCGGTGGATTCCCAGCCGATGCCCAATTTGTTGCTTTGCCCCTAGCGCCTGCCAAGTCGCCCAAAGGTCCTCAAATTCCCGCTGCGCCGCTTCGTGCGGCAACGCTTGCAAACAGCGCCACTACTCCCGTCGCACGATTTCGTTTGCGCCTTTGCTCTTTGTCCGACGCCATGCTTGCTTCTCTCCGAGGCGCTATCAAGGCGCAAGGCTGATGCTCCAACGCGTTAAAGGCGTTGGGCGTGGCATAATTTTGGCAACACGCAGCCGGCGAAGGTGGTGCCGCGCCCTTGCGTGCGTTGATGGCAACAGCGATGACGGCGTGCCTGTTGACCGTTGCCACTGCGCAGCGGTCGCCCGTGCAAATGGATGTGCGCCCGCTGTTTGGGCTGACCGTCCCCCCTTACGGCTGTTTGCCCTTGCAAATCACTGTCCAAAACGACGGTCCCAGCGTCAACGCCACGTTGGTCGTAGAGCCCTCTCGCTGGCAAGCCGAACGCCGTCACTTCATCCCGCTGCCCTTGCCGACGGGCACGCGCAAAACGGTCGTGGCGCTGCCTTTCGTTTTGCCCAACAGCATGTCCGTCAAGGTGCGGCTGGACGGCGTTCGCCCGATGCCTGAACACATCCTCCCTGTTACGCCCAACGAGTTCGTTCGCCTTGCGGTCGTCGTCGGCGACGAAATTGGCGGTCTGGAGTTTCTGCATAAACTCAACCGTCAAGTTCCTTCGCAACCGTCTCGCCCCCGACCCGCTCCGCCGGGGCTTTCAAGCATCACTTGGTCATGGACATACTGTCGCCCTGAGGATTTGCCCGACAAAACCGCTGCCTTCACGGGCGTGAGCGTTTTGGTGTTGGCGTCGGGCGCCGAACGCTTGACCCGCGCGCAATGGGAAGCCATTCGCCGTTGGGTCATGATGGGCGGTGTGCTCATCGTGCCGGGCGGTTCCGCTGCCATCTACTTGCGCCATGTCGTCCTTGCGGCGCTGTTGCCCATCCAAAATTGGCGGACGCAGGAATGGCGCGATTGGCGCGCTCTGAGCGCGTGGCTACAAACGCCGATTGTTTCGGAACCGTGTTTCATCACCGTCGGGCAGTTGCGCCCTGGCGCCAAAGCCTTGTGCGGGGCAAACGGTGTCCCGTTGGTAGCGGTGCGCCCTTACGGGTGGGGGGCTGTCGTCTTCACCGCCTTCAACTTGTGGGACAAACCGTTTCGGGGCTGGCACGGGTTGCCCGTCCTCTGGCACCGCACGGTTGTGCCTTGGACGACGCAAACGGTCGCTGAAATCTGGGAGCGCACTTTGTTCCCGCTGGGGCAATGGGCGGTGGAGCGGTCACGATGGTTCGCCCCACCGTTCATGATAGGCGGGCAACCCCGTCAACCGCCGCCGTTGCCGTTTCGCTTAGAACTGCCCAGCAGTGCGACTATCACGCTGACGCTCCTCGTTTACTTCGTGCTCGTCGTGCCTGTCAGTTACGCATGGTTGCGTCGCCGGCACAGTTTGGATTGGCAATGGCTGATTGCACCGACGCTGGCAGTGGCGTTCGTGTTTATTGTCGCCCGCTCCGCGTTTGGGCTTTACCAACTGGGCAATCAAAACATCGCCCGCAGCACCATCTTGCTAACAAGCGGCGAACGCGACGGCTACCTTTTCGCCGGCGCGACCCTGTTCATGCAACGGGGCGGCGTTTACACGCTGGATTTGGGTGCCGACGCCGAAGCCGTTTTCACGCAAGTCGGCGAAGACATATGGATGACGCCGACCGTGCGCTTAGACACTGTTGAAGACCGCACCCTTCAAGTCCCGCTGTCTGTGCCCAACCTCGGTTTTCGGCTGATTTACTTTGCCAAGCCCTTCACCCTCAACGGCACGGTGGAAATGACTGCTCGCCGACAGGGCACTCAAATCGCGGTCGTCGTCACTAACCGCACACCCTTCACGCTTGCAGCGACGGAATGTCGCCCTGCCACGCCCGTGATGGCTTCACCCCGCACCTTTGGCTGGCAATGGCAACACCGACCAGCAATGCAGTTTGGTGTTGCGATGCCTCTCGCGCGTTTGGGCAATTTAGCGCCGGGGCAAACAGCGACGACAACGCTTACCTTGCCTCCCCGTACCGTTTCCGTTGAACCCCGTTGGCTTATCCTGACAGCGCAAATAGACGGCTTAGACATCGCCCCGTCCCTGAGCGTCTCTGCCCAGCGCAAATCCTATGTGACACTGCAAGTCGTTTGCCCCGTGCAGTGAAACGCTGTTCGGCATCAACCGTTTGTGTCAGGACGCATGTTACTGCGCTCGCCAGTCCGTCGTCGTGTTGGAACGCGCGCTAACGGGGTGAGCCTTGATGGAGGCGACCAAACCCTTGCCGCCATTTCCTGACGCACTGTCGGCGGACATCGTCCCAGCGGCGGGAGCAATTGACCCTGACATCGTTCCATCGTCCTTCGCGGCTCTGTCGTTTACGCTTATGACATCACCCGCGACCTTGGTGTGCTCACCGTCTCCCAAAACCCAAAGGGTGAGAACGCTACTTGGCTTGTTCCGCAAGCGGCTGCTATGTTGAATGCTCGGAGGGCGGCTCTTTTGAGCCGCCGAAGGAGACAGCGGCGCGTCAAGAGACGCGCCCTCCAAGTGTTGAAGGTTTTTCGGAGGGCGGTTCTTTTGAGCCGCCGAAGAGAGACAGCGGCGCGTCGGGAGACGCGCCCTCCGAGTGTTGAAGGTTTTTCGGAGGGCGGTTCTTTTGAGCCGCCGAAGAGAGACAGCGGCGCGTCGGGAGACGCGCCCTCCGAGTGTTGAAGGTTTTTCGGAGGGCGGCTCTTTTGAGCCGCCGAAGAGAGACAGCGGCGCGTCAAGAGACGCGCCCTCCGAGTGTTGAAGGTTTTTCGGAGGGCGGCTCTTTTGAGCCGCCGAAGAGAGACA contains:
- the hisF gene encoding Imidazole glycerol phosphate synthase subunit HisF; translation: MLAKRIIPCLDVKDGRVVKGTHFLKLRDAGDPVELGAYYDAEGADELVFLDITASAERRRIVAELAARVAERVFIPYTVGGGLKTVDDIRAVLKAGADKVSINTAAVQNPELIREAAERFGSQCIVVAIDAKRVGRIPRPFEGDERFEENCRWEVYIHGGRTPTGLDAMEWAVKAVGLGAGEILLTSMDADGAQAGYDIGLTKRIAEAVSVPVIASGGAGTLEHIYEALTVGKAEAALIASVTHYGKYRIADIKRYLAERGVPVRLT